In Colletotrichum higginsianum IMI 349063 chromosome 1, whole genome shotgun sequence, one genomic interval encodes:
- a CDS encoding Intracellular serine protease, with translation MESSPEYNFDQIVGHIRSEIDEIKQLERKGLASEKKQCVEKLIVFVEDNNEGLFRDDGHTVLHRFLYDGSMAENCPPEVFRAILFYRPECILMYDDKEVPLVEFIRRRSETMTRAIIEFMASDVKSFSLAKLCEEVEDLFPDDYGMKERGREVVQAAFDFYDKGQLLPLDIELLEMLVRLATPDMLRKGLGSELSPLEQALRYDVSVKQPGRQLALVRLILDKCEESINDVVNERAKLKVGPGKTEVSPCKRSVYQWHVATRESWHRRRDEQMQSDANGITRPAGPQQANTNGGLLEERQRMKGTLLSKPGPPPGKLYSIPGINSTAPMSRSEDASTSKHSRGLSSNLRPGPSKQHAIQAGQEKEGQHRPLQPRIGPMNRRMASETRVTKQEIDAADDASKSVLRELGLRFLRWTLFNRGSGDVTLEETMQSFFGTEKQHYYFAMDLTKVYQDMTEPLVKSYFSQRKHYHVLRHVVLPRARILLENESDKSTQLRYTDQLQFFRWFRSWGVEKILKVVVDDRAHPHRDEEIEEVLAGLRGKEPLHQRSFDVEVLDWRKEDLCPEVIRTAAPQVRELHLYWSGRNSVLRGWSEPEGLPLLESLRTVYLYYTQPSVSKRRVDVNVAAFIERMMQPRPRSKGIARGVHDEVLVKLPQRQPTLTPTSLARQMTRTSLTETQDPDNLLPKITIHDMGQLTVAGLSTSAGTAGLGTGAVEQPWFKYVEDFVSMIPPLPDSAYNAGSPHLRRVRVALIDDGIDIFDKGMRTLQPRFREGQSFDQTMPDGPNPVYSSVSGHGTFMAKSILRICPFADIVPYRLTTIPDPTGKILRPEPGSAAKAIRAAIFQGVDIISMSWTIRKDDSEFNKPGMSELRRVVADARTARRRIPIMFCAASDDGNQARGGQHGKEELPRDMDKDIFCIGAADSSGQVWPKVTDQSGLHFIFPGVDIKDVTAGDDGVDGTGTGTGIGIGIGTGAGNSQLHDLLSGGSNNGRTGSSVATALAAGLAALLIHCTKLGLYYTREWRHNADRAASAETIIQPTLVDQIASFAGMKSALDRLSTDSRSGTRYANPTEVFGRATQGLKEYEARGGTENNLPDSLGPIATLCRNLCEA, from the exons ATGGAATCTTCACCGGAGTACAACTTCGACCAGATTGTAGGGCACATCAGGAGTGAAATCGACGAGATTAAGCAGCTCGAACGAAAGGGCCTCGCGTCCGAGAAGAAGCAATGCGTCGAGAAACTCATCGTCTTTGTGGAAGACAACAACGAGGGCCTTTTCCGGGACGACGGCCACACGGTCCTACACCGTTTCCTCTACGACGGAAGCATGGCCGAGAACTGCCCGCCCGAAGTCTTCCGCGCGATACTCTTCTACAGGCCCGAGTGCATCCTCATGtacgacgacaaggaggtCCCGCTCGTCGAGTTCATCAGGCGGCGCTCCGAGACCATGACGCGCGCCATCATCGAGTTCATGGCCAGCGACGTCAAGAGCTTCAGCCTGGCCAAGCTAtgcgaggaggtcgaggacttGTTCCCCGACGACTACGGGATGAAGGAGCGCGGCAGAGAGGTCGTCCAGGCGGCCTTTGACTTCTACGACAAGGGCCAGCTGCTGCCGCTCGAcatcgagctcctcgagatGCTCGTGAGGCTCGCGACGCCCGACATGCTGCGGAAGGGCTTGGGCAGCGAGCTCAGCCCGCTGGAACAGGCGCTACGTTACGACGTGTCCGTCAAGCAACCGGGGCGGCAGCTAGCGCTCGTGAGGCTCATCCTCGACAAGTGCGAGGAGAGCATCAACGACGTTGTGAACGAGAGGGCCAAGCTCAAGGTCGGCCCGGGCAAGACGGAGGTGTCTCCCTGCAAGCGGAGCGTGTACCAGTGGCACGTCGCCACGCGGGAGTCCTGGCATCGCCGGCGTGACGAACAGATGCAGTCTGACGCGAACGGTATCACGAGACCAGCTGGACCGCAACAAGCGAATACTAACGGCGGGCTGCTGGAAGAGAGGCAGAGGATGAAGGGGACGTTGCTGTCCAAGCCGGGACCACCGCCGGGCAAGCTCTATTCGATCCCGGGGATCAACAGCACCGCTCCAATGTCCAGATCCGAGGACGCGAGCACTTCCAAGCACAGCCGTGGTCTATCCAGCAATCTCAGGCCAGGCCCCAGCAAACAGCACGCAATCCAGGCCGgccaggagaaggagggccAGCACCGGCCGCTCCAGCCGCGCATCGGCCCGATGAACCGGCGGATGGCCAGCGAAACGCGGGTCACCAAGCAGGAAAtcgacgccgcggacgaTGCGAGCAAGAGTGTTCTCCGGGAACTTGGGCTTCGATTCCTCCGGTGGACGCTTTTCAACCGCGGATCGGGGGACGTTACGTTGGAAGAGACGATGCAGAGCTTCTTTGGCACCGAGAAACAAC ACTATTACTTCGCAATGGACTTGACAAAAGTCTACCAAGACATGACGGAGCCCCTCGTCAAGAGCTACTTCAGCCAGCGGAAACACTACCACGTCCTCCGCCACGTCGTGCTCCCGCGCGCCCGCATCCTCCTCGAGAACGAGAGCGACAAGTCCACCCAGCTACGCTACACCGACCAGCTTCAGTTTTTCCGCTGGTTCCGGTCCTGGGGCGTCGAGAAGATCCTCAAggtggtcgtcgacgaccgcgCCCACCCGCACCGGGACGAGGAGATCGAGGAGGTACTGGCCGGTCTGCGCGGCAAGGAGCCGCTGCACCAGAGGTcgttcgacgtcgaggtgCTCGACTGGCGGAAGGAGGACCTGTGCCCCGAGGTTATCCGTACGGCGGCGCCCCAGGTACGCGAGCTGCACTTATACTGGAGCGGGAGGAACTCGGTGCTTCGCGGATGGAGCGAGCCCGAGGGGCTACCTCTGCTGGAATCCCTGAGGACGGTCTATCTGTACTACACGCAGCCTTCGGTGAGCAAGAGGCGTGTCGATGTCAACGTCGCGGCCTTTATAGAACGCATGATGCAGCCGAGACCGCGGTCCAAGGGAATCGCCAGGGGGGTACACGACGAGGTCCTTGTGAAGCTGCCACAACGCCAGCCGACTCTAACGCCGACGTCGCTGGCCAGACAGATGACGAGAACGAGCTTAACCGAGACCCAGGACCCGGACAACCTGTTGCCCAAGATCACGATCCACGACATGGGACAGCTCACGGTGGCGGGGTTGTCGACCTCGGCAGGCACCGCGGGCTTGGGGACGGGGGCCGTCGAGCAGCCGTGGTTCAAGTACGTCGAGGACTTCGTCTCGATGATCCCCCCCTTGCCGGACAGCGCCTACAACGCGGGCAGCCCCCACTTGCGGCGGGTGCGGGTGGCtctcatcgacgacggcatcgacatcTTTGACAAGGGCATGCGGACGCTGCAGCCGCGGTTCCGCGAGGGCCAGAGCTTCGACCAGACGATGCCCGACGGGCCGAACCCGGTGTACTCGTCCGTCAGCGGGCACGGGACGTTCATGGCCAAGTCCATCCTGCGGATATGCCCCTTTGCGGACATTGTGCCGTATAGGCTGACGACCATTCCGGATCCGACGGGCAAGATCCTGCGGCCGGAGCCGGGGAGTGCGGCcaag GCCATCCGGGCCGCCATCTTCCAGggcgtcgacatcatcagcatGTCCTGGACGATCCGCAAGGACGACAGCGAGTTCAACAAGCCCGGCATGAGCGAGCTGCGCCGCGTCGTGGCCGACGCCCGGACGGCCCGCCGGCGCATCCCCATCATGTTCTGCGCGGcgagcgacgacggcaaccaGGCGCGCGGCGGGCAGCACGGCAAGGAAGAGCTGCCGCGCGACATGGACAAGGACATCTTctgcatcggcgccgccgactcgAGCGGTCAGGTTTGGCCCAAGGTCACGGACCAGAGCGGCCTGCACTTCATCTTCCCGGGGGTCGACATCAAGGACGTCAccgcgggcgacgacggcgtcgacggtaCCGGCACTGGCaccggcatcggcatcggcatcggcaccggcgccggtAATTCACAGCTCCACGACCTCctgagcggcggcagcaacaacgGGCGGACGGGGTCCTCGGTCGCCACGGCGCTCgcggccggcctcgcggcGCTACTGATCCACTGCACGAAGCTGGGGCTGTACTACACGCGCGAGTGGCGGCACAACGCCGAccgggcggcgtcggccgagaCCATCATCCAGCCGACCCTCGTCGACCAGATCGCGTCCTTCGCCGGCATGAAGAGCGCGCTCGACAGGCTGAGCACCGACAGCCGCAGCGGGACGCGGTACGCGAACCCGACCGAGGTGTTCGGCCGGGCCACGCAGGGCTTGAAGGAGTATGAGGCGCGCGGGGGCACCGAGAATAACCTGCCGGACTCGCTGGGGCCGATCGCCACGCTTTGTCGGAACCTGTGCGAGGCGTGA